The proteins below come from a single uncultured Dethiosulfovibrio sp. genomic window:
- the gpt gene encoding xanthine phosphoribosyltransferase — protein MGSEDRYHKTFTVSWEQMQRDCKALAWRLLDRKWERIIGIARGGLIPAAIMARELDVKLVDTVCISSYTMKRQGELQIIKNIDTSSKGEGWLIVDDLVDTGKTAKVVREMFPEARFATVYAKPEGKPYVDTYVTEVSQDTWILFPWDAEAQYSDPISMRKD, from the coding sequence ATGGGTTCAGAGGACAGATATCATAAGACGTTTACCGTCTCTTGGGAGCAGATGCAGAGGGACTGTAAGGCTTTGGCCTGGAGGTTGCTGGATCGTAAGTGGGAGAGGATCATAGGCATAGCCAGGGGAGGACTCATCCCTGCGGCCATAATGGCCAGGGAGCTTGACGTTAAGCTGGTGGACACGGTGTGTATCTCCAGCTATACCATGAAACGTCAGGGAGAGCTCCAGATAATCAAGAATATCGATACCTCCAGCAAAGGAGAGGGTTGGCTCATAGTGGACGATCTGGTGGACACAGGCAAGACCGCCAAGGTGGTAAGAGAGATGTTCCCCGAGGCCCGTTTCGCCACGGTCTACGCTAAGCCCGAGGGCAAGCCCTACGTGGATACCTACGTCACCGAGGTCAGCCAGGACACCTGGATACTGTTCCCCTGGGACGCCGAGGCCCAGTACTCCGATCCTATAAGCATGAGAAAAGATTGA
- a CDS encoding cupin domain-containing protein: MGKYTGSLKDIPLHQASGPTMEKRVVFSPEINDWPGHVVRYFTIKAGTGNPLHRHDWPHWGLILKGNATGEVDGEAFHMEEGGWFYIPPKVVHRFQAGDQDFHFICMVPEEGDRLPVTLVEQP; encoded by the coding sequence ATGGGGAAATATACAGGATCTCTTAAAGACATACCGCTGCACCAAGCCAGCGGTCCGACCATGGAAAAGCGAGTAGTATTCAGCCCGGAGATCAACGACTGGCCGGGACACGTGGTCCGCTACTTCACCATCAAGGCGGGAACGGGCAACCCTCTACACCGCCACGACTGGCCCCACTGGGGACTAATACTCAAAGGGAACGCCACAGGGGAGGTCGACGGAGAGGCCTTTCACATGGAGGAAGGGGGATGGTTTTACATTCCACCTAAGGTCGTCCATCGCTTCCAGGCGGGAGACCAGGACTTCCACTTCATCTGCATGGTCCCGGAGGAGGGAGACAGGCTACCTGTCACCCTTGTGGAACAGCCTTAG
- a CDS encoding XdhC family protein produces MNGDILKSLEQAINHNSLGVLCTVVGKNGSTPCRVGAKMWVDPEGSIKGTVGGGDLERKTISMALEMISSGTPHRILEYRLDPGESGGTGLICGGATSVFLELLGKRREVVIFGAGHVGQAVGTIASFCGYSVTFWDDRQGIKTAEEARVINVPLEEALPHLDLVQGVSVVICTWGHGKDGDVVKLLDGCGASYIGMLSSKTKAAKLWGRLRGEGVSEDHLSRIHTPIGLSIGAGSPQEIAISIMAEIIAVESGKGSAGCPSAL; encoded by the coding sequence GTGAACGGAGATATTCTAAAATCCCTGGAACAGGCTATCAATCACAACTCTCTAGGGGTTCTCTGTACCGTCGTAGGAAAAAACGGATCCACTCCCTGCCGGGTTGGGGCTAAGATGTGGGTCGACCCTGAAGGATCCATAAAGGGGACCGTCGGAGGCGGAGACCTGGAGCGAAAGACCATCTCCATGGCCCTGGAGATGATATCGAGTGGAACTCCCCACAGGATACTGGAATACCGGCTGGACCCCGGGGAATCCGGCGGAACTGGGCTTATCTGCGGCGGTGCCACGTCGGTCTTCCTTGAGCTACTGGGCAAAAGGCGAGAGGTGGTCATATTCGGAGCGGGCCACGTCGGACAGGCCGTCGGGACGATAGCGTCCTTCTGCGGCTACTCTGTGACCTTCTGGGACGACCGTCAGGGCATAAAAACGGCGGAAGAGGCCAGAGTTATAAACGTACCGCTGGAGGAGGCCCTGCCCCACCTGGACCTGGTTCAGGGGGTATCGGTGGTCATATGCACCTGGGGACACGGCAAGGACGGCGACGTCGTAAAGCTTCTCGACGGATGCGGTGCGTCCTACATAGGCATGTTGTCGTCTAAGACGAAGGCGGCTAAACTATGGGGGAGGCTAAGAGGCGAGGGGGTCTCGGAGGACCACCTTTCGAGGATCCACACCCCTATCGGCCTCAGCATAGGTGCTGGCTCACCTCAGGAGATAGCCATATCCATAATGGCGGAGATAATAGCGGTAGAATCGGGGAAGGGTTCGGCGGGCTGTCCATCGGCCCTGTAG
- a CDS encoding histidine phosphatase family protein: MTTVFLVRHGQPALPVKKVFYGSTDLHLSEKGREQARELAPIWKAIGPLKTFSSPLSRALETARLSGLEPEIVNELREIDMGSWEMVPFEVVSRDFPDDFENRWRDIETFRPPGGESFQDVAERATDALNRLIQDNQGPIALFGHGGLFRSILWRTIGIPLRVAFRIDHDHCGIHVIDFTEGKKNLRRTNWLPMDRWGD; this comes from the coding sequence ATGACTACGGTGTTTCTGGTCCGCCACGGCCAGCCAGCCCTGCCGGTAAAAAAGGTGTTTTACGGGTCCACCGATCTCCACCTCTCGGAAAAAGGGAGGGAACAGGCAAGAGAACTAGCCCCTATCTGGAAGGCCATAGGACCTCTAAAGACCTTTTCAAGCCCTCTCTCCCGAGCTCTGGAGACCGCCAGGCTTTCTGGACTGGAACCGGAGATCGTGAACGAACTGAGGGAGATCGATATGGGATCATGGGAGATGGTCCCTTTCGAGGTAGTGTCCCGTGATTTCCCCGATGACTTTGAAAACCGATGGAGAGACATAGAGACATTTCGCCCTCCTGGAGGTGAAAGTTTTCAGGACGTAGCGGAAAGGGCCACCGACGCCCTGAACCGACTGATCCAGGACAATCAAGGGCCGATAGCCCTTTTCGGCCACGGAGGCCTTTTTAGGTCCATACTATGGCGAACCATAGGGATCCCTCTCAGGGTAGCTTTCCGCATAGATCACGATCACTGCGGAATACACGTTATCGACTTTACCGAGGGCAAAAAAAATCTAAGGCGGACCAACTGGCTGCCGATGGACAGATGGGGTGACTGA
- a CDS encoding DVU_1551 family NTP transferase: MPQVMLKTGAIVPAAGLASRMGECKATMEIEGKPALTWIVTSLRESGVDLITVITGHWRDQVEPLARALNCSTVHNLEYMKGMFSSAKKGIKSIPQDWDRFFFLPVDVPLVRPSTLSRLTEEEGPLLYPRFMDKRGHPPLIHRSLMDHILNWDGEMGLRGALESLEPLACDITVVDQGIDLDMDRPEDHRYLSSLAARRDLPTDMEIKALEELAGTPENVLRHEMRVTQTAMEIATLLEEKGIRIDKGLLRAAALLHDLCRTEKKHGLAGAEFLRERGFFSVARLVATHMDHPYDGTLDEGTILYLADKLTCNDGLCSIEQRLEGMMAKFKGDEKAQKGAVRRLKKAQTILDHLSEILGCNAMEALR, encoded by the coding sequence ATGCCCCAGGTCATGCTAAAAACCGGGGCTATAGTACCGGCGGCGGGCCTCGCCTCACGGATGGGAGAATGCAAGGCCACTATGGAGATAGAGGGGAAGCCAGCCCTGACCTGGATCGTGACCTCCCTAAGGGAATCGGGGGTGGACCTCATCACCGTGATAACAGGACACTGGAGGGATCAGGTCGAACCTCTGGCAAGGGCCCTGAACTGCTCCACAGTCCATAACCTCGAATACATGAAGGGGATGTTCTCATCGGCTAAAAAAGGCATAAAATCGATCCCCCAGGACTGGGATCGGTTTTTCTTCCTACCTGTGGACGTCCCTCTGGTCAGGCCATCTACCCTCTCTAGACTGACCGAGGAGGAGGGGCCTTTGTTATATCCTCGGTTCATGGACAAAAGAGGACACCCACCGTTGATCCATCGGTCACTCATGGACCACATACTGAACTGGGACGGAGAGATGGGGCTCAGGGGGGCCCTTGAGAGCCTGGAGCCCCTGGCCTGTGATATTACGGTGGTGGACCAGGGGATCGACCTGGACATGGACAGGCCCGAAGACCACCGATATCTATCCTCCCTGGCGGCCAGGAGGGATCTGCCTACAGATATGGAGATAAAGGCCCTGGAGGAACTGGCGGGGACGCCGGAGAACGTCCTGAGACACGAGATGAGGGTAACCCAGACCGCCATGGAGATAGCCACACTACTGGAGGAAAAGGGCATCAGGATTGACAAAGGCCTGCTCAGGGCCGCCGCCCTCCTCCACGACCTCTGTCGGACGGAGAAAAAGCACGGCCTCGCAGGGGCGGAATTCCTCAGGGAGCGGGGGTTTTTCTCCGTAGCCAGGCTCGTCGCCACCCATATGGATCACCCCTACGACGGGACCTTAGACGAAGGGACAATCCTCTATCTGGCGGACAAGCTCACCTGTAATGACGGACTTTGCTCCATAGAACAGCGGCTTGAGGGAATGATGGCCAAGTTTAAAGGTGACGAAAAGGCACAGAAAGGGGCGGTAAGGAGGCTGAAAAAGGCCCAAACCATCTTGGATCATCTATCGGAGATACTGGGCTGTAACGCCATGGAGGCCCTTAGATGA